The Candidatus Dechloromonas phosphoritropha genome includes a region encoding these proteins:
- a CDS encoding response regulator transcription factor: MSLPQAHLVDDDEAIRDALAWLLKSRGIPCTTHDCAEAFLAAWTPKLAGCVILDMRMPGMSGLDCFDMLRERQSALPVIFLTGHGDVPLAVTTLKKGAFDFFEKPFNDNDLATSVREAMDLDARQRAASATVDSVNSRLSTLTTRERQIMEHVLLGKFNKIIADELNISMRTVEVHRANLFDKMKVKTAVELANLLKPKH, encoded by the coding sequence ATGAGCCTACCGCAAGCCCATCTCGTTGACGACGATGAAGCAATCCGCGATGCGCTGGCCTGGCTACTGAAATCGCGCGGCATACCATGCACGACCCACGACTGCGCGGAAGCCTTTCTCGCCGCGTGGACGCCGAAGCTCGCCGGCTGCGTGATTCTCGACATGCGCATGCCGGGGATGAGCGGCCTCGACTGCTTCGATATGCTGCGCGAGCGCCAGTCGGCGCTGCCGGTGATCTTCCTGACCGGTCATGGCGACGTGCCGCTGGCGGTGACGACGCTAAAAAAGGGCGCCTTCGATTTCTTCGAAAAGCCGTTCAACGACAACGACCTGGCGACGAGCGTCCGCGAAGCGATGGATCTCGATGCCCGGCAACGCGCGGCGAGCGCCACGGTCGACTCGGTAAACTCGCGGCTTTCCACCCTGACGACCCGCGAACGGCAGATCATGGAACATGTTCTGCTCGGCAAATTCAACAAGATCATCGCCGATGAACTGAACATCAGCATGCGCACCGTCGAGGTTCATCGCGCCAACCTGTTTGACAAGATGAAGGTAAAAACCGCAGTCGAACTGGCCAATTTGCTCAAACCCAAGCACTGA
- a CDS encoding PAS domain S-box protein: MLSLPPPVSARRLRWIFALPKLGVVLLLAAVVSLLWLLHQNDIEEERASLIKDVLWLEQNLRFHLANNEEQFQQLAQDLGPQGDRQHLFRLRANHMLKNNPDIAQIVWFDAKRQVIDVLPGALPADSELEAFGPPVTQKAFELASHLNKRVYSEPFFLRGNVAHFALAVPVFAERKLTGMLVVSYSINAMLGNLVPWWFAEKYRVVVIDDNDVQFAAKSNIEGTPNLSYELPFEPPGYGLIIRVTSYQSPGNPLQRLLAAAILILASGIFWSLWIVRDLMKKRALTEEALRTEHALRSAMEDSLTIGMRARDLDGRIIYVNPALCRMTGYASEELVGRSPPMPYWVPEQYEETMAMHQVVMAGEAPPDGFEITFRRKDGEHFQALVYEAPLIDSNGRQTGWMASVLDVTERRRAEELARQQQEQLQFTSRLVTMGEMASTLAHELNQPLAAIASYNTGCLNLLANKTVDCADIREALEKLGVQAQRAGRIIRRVHDFVRKSEPKRAPCALREVVDDCVGFVEAEMRKHRVRIENTRLALPPVLADRLMLEQVLLNLIRNGVEAMSATPENMRVLRISAIAGDGEVIVSVADNGCGIAPEVREKLFTAFFSTKPEGMGVGLSICRSIIEFHRGRLWAEDNPRSPTGAGTIFKFTLPLESA, from the coding sequence ATGCTTTCGCTCCCGCCCCCCGTCAGCGCCCGCCGCCTGCGCTGGATTTTCGCCCTGCCCAAGCTGGGCGTCGTGCTGCTGCTGGCTGCAGTCGTTTCGCTGCTCTGGCTGCTGCACCAGAACGACATCGAGGAAGAACGTGCCAGCCTGATCAAGGACGTGCTGTGGCTGGAACAGAACCTGCGCTTTCACCTCGCCAACAATGAGGAGCAGTTCCAGCAACTGGCCCAGGATCTCGGCCCCCAGGGTGACCGTCAGCATCTTTTCCGGCTTCGCGCCAACCACATGCTGAAGAACAACCCGGATATCGCGCAGATCGTCTGGTTCGACGCCAAACGCCAGGTAATCGATGTCCTGCCGGGGGCACTGCCGGCCGACAGCGAACTGGAAGCCTTCGGGCCGCCGGTGACGCAGAAGGCTTTCGAACTGGCCAGCCACCTCAACAAGCGGGTCTACAGCGAACCCTTCTTCCTGCGTGGCAACGTCGCCCATTTCGCGCTCGCCGTGCCGGTCTTCGCTGAACGCAAGCTGACCGGCATGCTGGTCGTCAGCTATTCGATCAACGCCATGCTCGGCAATCTCGTACCTTGGTGGTTTGCCGAGAAATACCGGGTGGTCGTCATCGACGACAACGACGTCCAGTTCGCCGCCAAATCGAATATCGAAGGCACCCCGAACCTTTCCTACGAACTGCCCTTCGAGCCGCCGGGCTACGGGCTGATCATCCGCGTCACCAGCTACCAGAGCCCCGGCAATCCGCTGCAGCGCCTGCTCGCCGCCGCTATCCTGATCCTCGCCAGCGGCATCTTCTGGAGCCTGTGGATCGTCCGCGACCTTATGAAAAAGCGCGCGCTGACCGAGGAAGCACTGCGTACCGAACATGCCTTGCGCTCGGCAATGGAGGACTCGCTGACGATCGGCATGCGGGCGCGTGACCTGGACGGCAGGATCATCTACGTCAATCCGGCACTTTGCCGGATGACCGGCTACGCGAGCGAAGAACTGGTCGGCCGCAGCCCGCCGATGCCTTACTGGGTGCCTGAACAATACGAAGAAACGATGGCCATGCATCAGGTCGTGATGGCCGGCGAAGCGCCACCGGACGGCTTCGAGATCACCTTCCGGCGCAAGGATGGCGAGCATTTCCAGGCGCTGGTCTATGAGGCGCCGCTGATCGACAGCAACGGCCGGCAAACCGGCTGGATGGCCTCGGTACTGGACGTCACCGAGCGGCGGCGCGCCGAGGAACTGGCCCGCCAGCAACAGGAACAATTGCAGTTCACCTCGCGCCTGGTGACCATGGGTGAAATGGCGTCGACCCTGGCGCACGAGTTGAACCAGCCGCTGGCGGCGATTGCCAGCTACAACACCGGCTGCCTCAACCTGCTGGCAAACAAGACGGTCGACTGCGCGGATATTCGCGAGGCGCTCGAAAAACTCGGCGTCCAGGCCCAGCGCGCCGGGCGCATCATTCGCCGCGTGCATGATTTCGTGAGGAAGAGCGAGCCAAAGCGCGCCCCCTGCGCGCTGCGCGAGGTCGTCGACGATTGCGTCGGCTTCGTCGAGGCCGAGATGCGCAAGCACCGGGTGCGTATCGAAAACACGCGGCTGGCGCTGCCGCCGGTGCTGGCCGACCGCCTGATGCTCGAACAGGTCCTGCTCAACCTGATCCGCAACGGCGTCGAAGCGATGAGCGCGACGCCCGAGAACATGCGGGTGTTGCGCATCTCCGCAATTGCCGGCGACGGCGAGGTCATCGTCAGCGTTGCCGACAACGGCTGCGGCATCGCGCCGGAAGTCCGCGAGAAGCTATTCACCGCATTCTTTTCGACCAAGCCGGAGGGCATGGGGGTCGGGCTGTCGATCTGCCGCTCGATTATCGAATTCCACCGTGGCCGCCTGTGGGCGGAAGATAATCCGCGATCGCCGACCGGAGCGGGTACGATATTCAAATTCACCCTGCCGCTGGAATCCGCATGA
- a CDS encoding transglutaminase family protein yields the protein MDRQAIRYHVLHETRYEYGSAVSLSQQQLHLSPRVLPWQQVEEQRIDIVPQPTWRRDGQDAFGNPVTWIAFHAPHEGLIIRSAMTIAVRPHLPVHLEKSLPWERVHDRLAYDAKAPRPEDLDALRFLFESAHVRIKHELAQYAADCFPPDTPVLVGARALMAKIFREFKFDPEATTVSTPVMEVLENKRGVCQDFAHLMIACLRALGLATRYVSGYLLTRPPPGKPRLIGADASHAWVSVYAPGFANDWVDFDPTNNLLPDTEHITVAIGRDFGDISPLRGIILGGRGAEPEVEVTVTPLDKDEPPAADAVPEKITSPVDAKR from the coding sequence ATGGATCGCCAGGCCATCCGCTACCATGTGCTGCACGAGACACGCTACGAATACGGCAGCGCGGTGTCGCTGTCGCAGCAGCAACTGCATCTCTCGCCGCGCGTCCTGCCCTGGCAGCAGGTCGAGGAGCAGCGCATCGACATCGTCCCGCAGCCGACCTGGCGGCGCGACGGGCAGGACGCCTTCGGCAATCCGGTGACCTGGATCGCCTTTCACGCGCCGCATGAGGGGCTGATCATCCGCTCGGCGATGACCATCGCCGTGCGGCCGCATTTGCCGGTGCATCTCGAGAAGTCACTACCGTGGGAACGGGTGCATGACCGACTGGCCTACGATGCAAAGGCGCCACGGCCGGAAGATCTCGATGCGCTGCGTTTCCTGTTCGAGAGCGCCCATGTCCGTATCAAGCACGAACTGGCGCAGTACGCCGCCGACTGCTTTCCGCCCGATACGCCGGTGCTGGTCGGCGCCCGGGCGCTGATGGCCAAGATATTCCGGGAATTCAAGTTCGATCCGGAGGCGACCACGGTGTCGACGCCAGTTATGGAAGTGCTGGAAAACAAACGCGGCGTTTGCCAGGATTTTGCCCACCTGATGATCGCCTGCCTGCGCGCGCTCGGCCTCGCGACGCGTTATGTCAGCGGCTACCTGCTGACTCGGCCGCCGCCTGGCAAGCCACGCCTGATCGGGGCCGACGCCTCGCACGCCTGGGTCTCGGTCTATGCGCCTGGCTTTGCGAACGACTGGGTGGATTTCGATCCGACCAACAACCTGCTGCCGGATACCGAGCACATCACGGTCGCCATCGGCCGCGACTTCGGCGACATCTCACCGCTGCGCGGCATCATTCTCGGCGGTCGCGGGGCTGAACCGGAAGTCGAGGTGACGGTGACACCGCTCGACAAGGACGAGCCGCCGGCAGCGGACGCCGTACCGGAAAAAATCACCAGCCCGGTGGACGCCAAGCGCTGA
- the trxA gene encoding thioredoxin TrxA, whose translation MSEHIHYVTDDTFETEVLQSQQPVLVDYWAEWCGPCKMISPILDDIARQYAGKLKVAKVNIDDNQATPAKFGIRGIPTLMLFKNGNVEATKVGALSKSQLAAFIDSNL comes from the coding sequence ATGAGCGAGCATATCCATTACGTTACCGATGACACCTTCGAAACCGAGGTGCTGCAGTCGCAGCAGCCGGTTCTGGTGGATTACTGGGCCGAATGGTGCGGACCCTGCAAGATGATTTCACCCATCCTCGACGACATCGCCAGGCAATACGCCGGCAAGCTCAAGGTGGCCAAGGTCAATATCGACGACAATCAGGCGACGCCGGCCAAGTTCGGCATTCGCGGCATCCCGACGCTGATGCTCTTCAAGAACGGCAATGTCGAAGCGACCAAGGTCGGCGCTCTGTCGAAGTCGCAACTCGCCGCCTTTATTGACAGCAACCTGTAA
- a CDS encoding NAD(P)/FAD-dependent oxidoreductase, whose amino-acid sequence MPRPIDEAISTAGGVRFEGLDEKLMLRDLPGVFCAGDGRFGGADGWLSADRLLRHRP is encoded by the coding sequence GTGCCGCGACCGATCGACGAAGCGATCAGCACGGCAGGTGGCGTCAGGTTTGAAGGGCTGGACGAAAAGCTGATGCTGCGCGACCTGCCGGGTGTCTTCTGTGCCGGCGATGGTCGATTTGGAGGCGCCGACGGGTGGTTATCTGCTGACCGCCTGCTTCGCCACCGGCCATAG
- the rsgA gene encoding ribosome small subunit-dependent GTPase A — protein sequence MHGRVVAAHGRQYVVELDNGTLLPCFPRGKRSDISCGDRVDVQRTSDDQGVIEAIQPRTSLLYRSNVVRQKLIAANVDQIVIVVATEPAFSDELVTRALLAAESEEIEPLIVLNKCDLSERVPAARAQLAVFATLGYRVVELSARDHAEDLRPELHGYTSVLVGQSGMGKSTLVNALVPEAQAATREISAALDSGKHTTTHATLYHLDPDSALIDSPGLQEFGLGHLDRQEIEYAFREFRPYLGKCRFRDCHHNREPDCALIAAVDAGNIDKRRFAIYHRIMGTPRAD from the coding sequence ATGCACGGCCGCGTCGTCGCCGCCCACGGCCGCCAGTACGTCGTCGAACTCGACAACGGCACGTTGTTGCCTTGCTTCCCACGCGGCAAGCGCAGCGATATCTCCTGCGGCGACCGCGTCGACGTCCAGCGCACCTCGGATGACCAGGGGGTGATCGAAGCCATCCAGCCGCGCACCAGCCTGCTCTACCGCTCGAATGTAGTCAGGCAGAAGCTGATTGCCGCCAACGTTGACCAGATCGTCATCGTCGTCGCCACCGAGCCGGCTTTTTCCGACGAACTGGTGACGCGCGCCCTGCTCGCCGCCGAGAGCGAGGAAATCGAGCCGCTGATCGTCCTCAACAAGTGCGACCTGAGCGAACGGGTTCCAGCCGCCCGTGCCCAGCTTGCGGTCTTCGCCACCCTCGGCTATCGCGTCGTCGAACTCTCGGCCCGCGACCACGCCGAGGACCTGCGCCCCGAACTGCACGGCTACACCAGCGTGCTGGTCGGCCAGTCAGGCATGGGCAAGTCGACGCTGGTCAATGCGCTGGTGCCGGAAGCCCAGGCCGCGACGCGCGAGATTTCGGCGGCGCTCGATTCCGGCAAGCACACGACGACGCACGCGACGCTCTACCACCTCGACCCCGACAGCGCACTGATCGATTCGCCGGGTCTGCAGGAATTCGGCCTCGGCCACCTCGACCGCCAGGAGATCGAATACGCTTTCCGCGAATTCCGCCCCTATCTCGGCAAGTGCCGCTTCCGTGACTGCCACCACAACCGCGAGCCCGACTGCGCCTTGATCGCCGCGGTCGACGCCGGAAACATCGACAAAAGGCGTTTCGCCATCTACCACCGTATCATGGGCACGCCGCGCGCCGATTGA
- the rho gene encoding transcription termination factor Rho produces the protein MQLSELKTLHVSKLLDMATELVIENANRMRKQELIYAILKARARNGDTIYGDGTLEVLQDGFGFLRSSDTSYLANPDDIYVSPSQIRRFNLRTGDTIEGEIRTPKDGERYVALTKLESINGFPPEANKHKIMFENLTPLHPTRMLCLERDIKADENITSRVIDMIAPVGAGQRGLIVSPPKTGKTVMLQNIAHALTANHPDVVLIVLLIDERPEEVTEMTRTVKGEVVASTFDEPATRHVAVAEMVIEKAKRLVEHKKDVVILLDSITRLARAYNTVQPASGKVLTGGVDANALQKPKRFFGAARNIEEGGSLTILATALIDTGSRMDEVIYEEFKGTGNAEIHLDRRMAEKRMYPAINVNRSGTRREELLLKPDVLSKMWVLRKLCYPMDDLAAMEFLLDKVKSTKGNAEFFDAMRRG, from the coding sequence ATGCAACTCTCCGAACTCAAGACCTTACACGTCAGCAAACTGCTCGACATGGCCACCGAACTCGTCATCGAGAACGCCAATCGCATGCGCAAGCAGGAACTGATCTACGCGATCCTGAAAGCCCGCGCCCGGAACGGCGACACGATCTACGGCGACGGCACGCTCGAAGTGCTGCAGGACGGCTTCGGCTTCCTTCGCTCGTCCGACACTTCCTACCTCGCCAACCCGGATGACATCTACGTTTCACCGTCGCAGATCCGGCGTTTCAACCTGCGTACCGGCGATACCATCGAGGGCGAGATCCGAACGCCGAAGGACGGAGAACGCTACGTCGCACTGACCAAGCTGGAATCGATCAACGGCTTCCCGCCCGAGGCGAACAAGCACAAGATCATGTTCGAGAACCTGACGCCGCTGCACCCGACACGCATGCTGTGTCTCGAGCGCGACATCAAGGCCGACGAAAACATTACCAGCCGCGTCATCGACATGATCGCCCCGGTCGGCGCCGGGCAGCGCGGCCTGATCGTCTCGCCGCCAAAAACCGGCAAGACGGTGATGCTGCAAAACATCGCCCATGCCCTCACCGCCAATCACCCTGACGTCGTACTGATCGTGCTGCTGATCGACGAACGCCCGGAAGAAGTCACCGAAATGACCCGCACCGTCAAGGGCGAGGTCGTTGCCTCGACCTTCGACGAACCGGCCACGCGCCACGTTGCGGTTGCCGAAATGGTCATCGAGAAGGCCAAGCGCCTGGTCGAGCACAAGAAAGATGTCGTCATCCTGCTCGACTCGATCACCCGCCTCGCCCGCGCCTACAACACCGTGCAGCCGGCCTCAGGCAAGGTACTGACCGGCGGCGTCGACGCCAACGCGCTGCAAAAGCCGAAGCGCTTCTTCGGCGCCGCGCGCAACATCGAGGAAGGCGGCTCGCTGACCATTCTCGCCACCGCGCTGATCGACACCGGCTCGCGCATGGACGAAGTGATCTATGAAGAGTTCAAGGGTACCGGCAACGCCGAAATTCACCTCGACCGCCGCATGGCCGAGAAGCGGATGTATCCGGCAATCAACGTCAACCGCTCCGGCACCCGCCGTGAGGAACTGCTGCTCAAGCCGGACGTGCTGTCGAAGATGTGGGTGCTGCGCAAGCTGTGCTACCCGATGGACGACCTCGCTGCCATGGAATTCCTGCTCGACAAGGTCAAGTCGACCAAGGGCAATGCCGAGTTTTTTGACGCCATGCGCCGCGGCTGA
- a CDS encoding M48 family metallopeptidase: MSTNLTFLFLAAFALTLAGRLWLTLRQIRFVAAHRGAVPDDFAERISLAAHQKAADYTVDRNKLAILTTLVDAALLMALTLAGGLAWLHDFWSARLVGLPYGLALIFSVMLISALIDLPFALYRQFVIEARYGFNRMSLGLFVGDLAKQTLLGIVIGAPVILAVLWLMGAMGSAWWFSVWLFWCAFNLLILFIYPTWIAPLFNKFAPLEEGEMKSRIEALLTRCDFTSSGLFVMDGSKRSSHGNAYFTGFGDNKRIVFFDTLLARLAPQEIEAVLAHELGHFRRRHVVKRIVFMFAAALGFLWLLGQLIDAPWFYAGLGVPARSTALALILFFLVIPVFTFPLSPLLSRLSRQHEFEADAYAAEHTAAADLGRALVKLYEDNATTLTPDPLHSLFYDSHPPAAARIARLAQAQAVAR, translated from the coding sequence GTGAGCACCAACTTGACCTTCCTGTTTCTTGCAGCTTTTGCCCTGACGCTCGCCGGCCGCCTGTGGCTGACGCTGCGCCAGATCCGTTTCGTCGCCGCCCACCGTGGCGCCGTTCCGGACGATTTCGCCGAACGCATTTCACTCGCCGCCCATCAAAAAGCAGCCGATTACACGGTCGACCGCAACAAACTGGCGATTCTGACCACACTGGTCGACGCCGCGCTGCTCATGGCCCTGACGCTCGCTGGCGGACTCGCCTGGCTGCACGATTTCTGGAGCGCCCGCCTCGTCGGCCTGCCCTACGGTCTGGCGCTGATCTTCAGCGTGATGCTCATTTCAGCGCTGATCGACCTGCCCTTCGCGCTCTACCGCCAGTTCGTCATCGAAGCTCGCTACGGCTTCAACCGCATGAGCCTCGGCCTCTTCGTTGGCGACCTGGCCAAGCAAACCCTGCTCGGCATCGTCATCGGCGCCCCCGTGATCCTCGCCGTACTCTGGCTGATGGGCGCCATGGGCAGCGCCTGGTGGTTCTCGGTCTGGCTCTTCTGGTGCGCCTTCAACCTGCTGATCCTGTTCATCTACCCGACCTGGATCGCGCCGCTGTTCAACAAGTTCGCACCGCTCGAAGAGGGCGAGATGAAGTCGCGCATCGAGGCGCTGCTGACGCGCTGCGACTTTACCTCGTCCGGCCTCTTCGTCATGGACGGCTCGAAGCGCTCGAGCCACGGCAATGCCTATTTCACCGGCTTCGGCGACAACAAGCGCATCGTCTTCTTCGACACCCTGCTCGCGCGCCTTGCACCGCAGGAGATCGAAGCCGTGCTGGCCCACGAACTCGGGCATTTCCGGCGCCGCCATGTCGTCAAGCGCATCGTTTTCATGTTCGCCGCCGCCCTCGGCTTTCTCTGGCTGCTCGGCCAGCTGATCGACGCGCCGTGGTTCTACGCCGGCCTTGGCGTGCCGGCCCGAAGCACGGCGCTGGCCCTGATCCTGTTCTTCCTCGTCATTCCAGTATTCACCTTCCCGCTCAGCCCGCTGCTCAGCCGCCTGTCGCGCCAGCACGAATTCGAGGCCGACGCCTACGCCGCCGAACATACGGCTGCCGCCGACCTCGGCCGGGCACTGGTCAAGCTCTACGAGGACAACGCGACGACGCTGACCCCCGACCCGCTGCATTCGCTGTTCTACGATTCGCACCCGCCGGCCGCAGCACGCATCGCCCGACTGGCCCAAGCACAGGCAGTTGCCCGTTGA
- a CDS encoding glycosyltransferase family 39 protein, with protein sequence MANFATLLRRGIRLPPAGWALAAMLAFYVLAGLFGRDPWKGEDAIHIGSAWNMLHYGDWLSPDLAGRPFHEPPLYYWTGALTGKALGWLLPMHEAIRLASGVWVTLALVGIYYAGRELYGQESAAASPLLLAGCVGLLIHAHDAQPMLIAVAAYGSAIGALAALSRRPWRAGTFYGLAVAACLLGTGIAPTLPLLAIAPLAWWLAADRRLALRALAFGLGLALILILPWPLLLLALEPSRFHGWLNTELVPLRTPFSFFGAGHFLSLLPWFAFPVLPLAAWSLWTRRQALTATPQLLPLAFLLLTVLMLALAFRPRDIPALLMLPPLALLATPGALTLRRGAASAFDWFSMMTLSFFIALLWLAWSAMALGWPQRLATRVVVLRPGFVGNFELAAFTIGVLATIWWIWLIFTAPRSPYRSLTHWTLGFTTLWLMATSLILPWFDYGKSYRPVAEAIASALPADHGCLAERGLGDAQRASLAYFIGIEPNAANSAAGRECNWLLVAGSNSKELAAPNGTWTRVWQGNRPGEHKEKFRLYRR encoded by the coding sequence ATGGCTAATTTCGCAACCCTGCTCCGTCGCGGCATCCGTCTGCCCCCGGCCGGCTGGGCCCTGGCTGCGATGCTCGCGTTCTACGTCCTGGCCGGACTCTTCGGCCGCGACCCGTGGAAGGGTGAGGATGCGATCCACATTGGCTCCGCCTGGAACATGCTCCACTACGGCGACTGGCTCTCGCCCGACCTCGCCGGACGCCCTTTCCACGAGCCTCCGCTGTACTACTGGACCGGCGCCCTGACCGGCAAGGCGCTCGGCTGGCTCTTGCCCATGCACGAAGCGATACGCCTCGCCAGCGGCGTCTGGGTTACGCTGGCGCTGGTCGGGATCTACTATGCCGGGCGCGAACTCTACGGACAGGAAAGCGCCGCCGCCAGCCCGCTCCTGCTCGCCGGTTGTGTCGGCCTGCTGATCCATGCCCACGATGCGCAGCCCATGTTGATAGCGGTCGCCGCCTACGGCAGCGCCATCGGCGCGCTAGCCGCACTGAGCCGCCGGCCGTGGCGGGCGGGGACTTTCTACGGTCTCGCCGTCGCCGCTTGCCTGCTCGGTACCGGGATTGCCCCGACCCTGCCGTTGCTGGCGATCGCACCGCTTGCCTGGTGGCTGGCGGCAGACCGCCGGCTGGCGCTGCGCGCCCTTGCTTTCGGTCTCGGACTTGCCCTGATCCTGATCCTGCCCTGGCCGCTCCTGCTGCTCGCCCTCGAACCCTCGCGCTTCCATGGCTGGCTGAACACCGAACTGGTGCCGCTACGGACGCCGTTCTCGTTTTTCGGGGCCGGCCACTTCCTGTCACTGTTGCCCTGGTTTGCCTTCCCTGTGCTGCCGCTCGCGGCCTGGTCGTTGTGGACCAGGCGCCAGGCACTGACGGCGACACCGCAGTTGCTGCCGCTGGCCTTCCTGCTCCTGACCGTGCTGATGCTCGCGCTCGCCTTCCGGCCGCGCGATATCCCCGCCCTGCTGATGCTGCCGCCGCTGGCCCTGCTCGCCACGCCGGGGGCCCTGACCTTGCGCCGCGGCGCGGCCAGCGCGTTCGACTGGTTCTCGATGATGACCCTCAGCTTCTTCATTGCCCTGCTCTGGCTGGCGTGGTCGGCCATGGCGCTCGGCTGGCCGCAGCGCCTGGCCACCCGGGTGGTTGTGCTGCGCCCGGGGTTCGTCGGGAATTTCGAACTGGCCGCGTTCACCATCGGGGTGCTGGCCACGATCTGGTGGATCTGGCTGATCTTTACCGCGCCGCGCTCGCCCTACCGCAGCCTTACCCACTGGACGCTGGGGTTCACCACGCTGTGGCTGATGGCGACGTCGCTGATCCTGCCCTGGTTCGACTACGGCAAGAGCTATCGTCCGGTGGCCGAAGCCATTGCCAGCGCACTTCCAGCCGACCATGGCTGCCTGGCCGAACGCGGCCTCGGCGACGCGCAGCGTGCGTCACTCGCCTATTTTATCGGCATCGAGCCGAATGCGGCGAACTCGGCCGCCGGCAGGGAATGCAACTGGCTGCTGGTCGCGGGCAGCAACAGCAAGGAACTTGCTGCTCCGAACGGCACGTGGACCCGGGTCTGGCAAGGGAACCGTCCCGGTGAACACAAGGAAAAATTCCGCCTCTACCGGCGTTGA
- the orn gene encoding oligoribonuclease, producing the protein MTGNANNLVWLDMEMTGLDPDSDRIIEMAMVVTNSELELVAESPSWAFHQEDAALAAMDEWNQKTHGRSGLIDRVKASVLDEAAVELLALEFLKKYSAKGHSPMCGNSIGQDRRFMARHMPTLEAFFHYRNLDVSTLKELCKRWQPEVYKGFRKKGRHTALADIHESIDELRYYREHFLKG; encoded by the coding sequence ATGACAGGCAACGCAAACAACCTCGTCTGGCTGGATATGGAGATGACCGGCCTCGATCCCGACAGCGACCGGATCATCGAAATGGCGATGGTGGTGACCAATTCCGAACTGGAACTGGTGGCCGAGTCGCCATCCTGGGCCTTCCATCAGGAAGATGCAGCGCTGGCCGCCATGGACGAATGGAACCAGAAGACGCACGGCCGCTCGGGACTGATCGACAGGGTCAAGGCGTCGGTGCTGGACGAGGCAGCGGTCGAATTGCTTGCGCTGGAGTTCCTCAAGAAATACTCCGCGAAGGGCCATTCGCCGATGTGCGGCAACTCGATCGGTCAGGACCGCCGCTTCATGGCCCGCCACATGCCGACGCTGGAAGCCTTTTTCCATTACCGCAACCTCGACGTCAGCACCCTGAAGGAACTGTGCAAGCGCTGGCAGCCGGAAGTCTACAAGGGATTCAGGAAGAAGGGGCGGCATACGGCGCTGGCCGATATCCACGAGTCGATCGACGAACTCAGGTATTACCGCGAGCATTTTCTCAAAGGCTGA
- the rpmE gene encoding 50S ribosomal protein L31 encodes MKADIHPAYNEIQFACSCGNAFSTRSTTKKAIHVEVCSQCHPFYTGKQKIVDTAGRVEKFNQKFGALRGSKAAA; translated from the coding sequence ATGAAAGCCGATATCCACCCCGCCTACAATGAAATCCAGTTTGCTTGCTCGTGCGGCAATGCCTTCTCGACCCGCTCGACGACGAAAAAAGCGATTCATGTCGAGGTCTGCTCGCAATGCCATCCGTTCTACACCGGCAAGCAGAAGATCGTCGATACCGCAGGCCGCGTCGAGAAATTCAACCAGAAGTTCGGCGCCCTGCGCGGTAGCAAAGCCGCCGCCTGA